The window TTTTCctaataaagataaaatgaatATTGACGTTACTTACTGGATAAAATATTCCACACTCCGCAAAAAAGTTGTGCATCATGacatatggaaaaacaaatcagaatttCCCGTTTGTGTGTGACAAGTGAAGTCCACATTGATGGTTTGAAGTTGTAAATCCAGCCTTTTTATGAATGAAACAATTTAATGTTAAAAGACTGATGAAACCCTTAGggcattttggaaaaaaaaccaacaaacaaaaattggacttgtacacagaaatgttaaacacatacaaacaactTTTCTTACTTCCCTATTGTACTACAAAGATTATTCCTTAATACAGTTATATCCCAAAAGCTTACAATCTTATTTGATAGTTTTCCGTGCTGGGTGTGCTTTCTGCACATTCTCACACCCAGTTTCTCAGGCACATAATGGAGAAGCTTATCTCACAAATACCCTCTCACACTTTGGTACACCTTTGGCACACCTTGAGTACACAGTGTTCTGTCATGTACATACTTATTAAAAAGATACATCAAAAAAACCTGCACCTGCAGTGTTCTCATAAAATGAATTtgtaaatatgtgaaaaataagtTTTCCATTACAATATTCATCTGCactgtttatactgttttttgGTTTAGTTACTCTTTAAAGAGCACAGAAAGTGTAAACTAACATTTCCATCATTTGGAAAGAATATAGAACAACATTCTTGAAGTAGTGTTATAGGAACATTTGTTGTTGATGCTTAATATCCTTAagttgtattattttattttgataaattgttttttgtttttttttaaatcatacattttttttgtcctttacaAGTGTCCTTAGCCCCCTTTataggaaatgaaaaaaaagcaaGCATAAGAAAACAATATGAGTGATGTCTGTATAAGTTGCTCCACGAGTGATgaacatatatttattttttacagccAACAGagcatcttcatcatcctcatcttcatcatcatcagcagcagcttcttctgGATGTTATTGGCGATTGGCAACTAGCATTACTGCCACCTACTGGACTGGAGCGTGGGGACAGCGCTAGGCTTGATTTCTGGACTAAACGTGATTTTGCACACGGACAGGGGGCAGCAGTGAGCCAGGTGAGGAAGGAagcgaagaagaagaagtcgCAGTCGAAAACACAAGTTACAGAAAGGTTAGCGTTAGCCCAcgttagaaaatgttttaatgtaaaaaatatatacgtaaataataaaacaaaaccaaaatatattTACTTCTAACTTCTGGCGTATGATTTGAGATCGTGTGTGTTGCAGTGGCTATGGACGGGGATGAGATTGAGATGAGCAGAGAGGAGCTCCAAAGATGGATCAGAGAAAAGGTGCAGAACAGTGAACTGATCTCCTCAGATGTGCTGCAGAAATGCAAGCAGCTGCAGGCTCTGCTGGAAAGAAGGGAGCAAATGGCTTCCCGCATCATGAAGCTTTGCGAGTGAgtgttatgtgtttgtgctctttGCTCTTATTTGACTGTTTTAGTGCTAACAGGTTGCgttttaaaatcacaaacaaaatctagtttaatattttgtgttttttgatcCCCTGCacttaaaatacatttgttgtCCCTGTTTCTCTTCGTTCTTAGCTTGAATCGTGTCCTGTTTGATAATGATGTTGACTTTTAGGTCTGTGGCAGCATGTGAAGCAGTTGTGAAGAGACTATACGTTTTGCTGGGATGGGAGTACAAAGACACGGATTCTGATGATGATCATAGTGTCACCGGTTGTGGTAGGATGCACATCATTTGTAAATGTGCTATTGGTGTTGATAAATGAGTGGCAGTGAGGCAATGACTTATTTTAGTCTTTTCTGTCTTAAAGTCATAATTAAACCTGTGCTTTTTACTTTTGTAGGATATAGACCTATATCTCCATGTGACTCTGTTCATTCTGAGACTCAAGTCCGATGTTCTCCAGCTATGAACGTCTTAATGCTGCAGGACAGTGATAATCTAATGAGAGATTATGCCAAAAAACATTCAGATATATTTATGAGAAAGCCAGTAGTGATGTTAACCAGACTGCCTGAATACAAGATCAGTGCTCTACGACAACCATCAGCTGAGAACCACAGCAGTGAAGATGAATTCTTAGGCAACTCGGATTCTGATATGCAGTGGGAGCCAGATGGTTCAAGTGATTCAGATTTTTCTATCTCAGAGTTTAAGACCAATtcaaaaaagaggagaagaatcGATCAAGACACTAAAAACCCTGCTAATAGTCATGCAACATCTCAAGCAAGCATTGATACTGGTGGCAAGAGCAATGCAACAGAAACATCAACACCCCAAGCTGGCACAAATGCTAACATTATAGCGACAACATCAGCTCCCCAAGTCAGCACATATGCCAAGAGCAGTACAGCGACAACGTCAACTCCCCCAGGCAGCACATATGCCAACAGCAATACAGCGACAACATCAACTCCCCCAGGCAGCACATATGCCAAGAGCAGTACAGCGACAACATCAACGCCCCAAGCCAACAGCAATACCAACGCTAAGAACGCAACCAAAACATCGACACCAGCAGGAAGCACCAATGGTAAAAACCCAACACAGACAAACTTAAACACCTGACAGATTCAAAAACTTTTTTGTGGCATCAATCACTTCATATAAGCATCTGAAGTTTGTACTTCATTAACATTTctgtcataaaaaaacaaagaaatatgacATTATCTATAACTGATATAAAGCTGCAGTGGAGGTCCTCAGTTAGtgatagataaataaaaaaaatttttattcCTCCTTATTTACTCTACTTTGTTCTGAGGCCCATGGCCTCGGTCA of the Mastacembelus armatus chromosome 11, fMasArm1.2, whole genome shotgun sequence genome contains:
- the setdb1a gene encoding histone-lysine N-methyltransferase SETDB1-A — protein: MDGDEIEMSREELQRWIREKVQNSELISSDVLQKCKQLQALLERREQMASRIMKLCESVAACEAVVKRLYVLLGWEYKDTDSDDDHSVTGCGYRPISPCDSVHSETQVRCSPAMNVLMLQDSDNLMRDYAKKHSDIFMRKPVVMLTRLPEYKISALRQPSAENHSSEDEFLGNSDSDMQWEPDGSSDSDFSISEFKTNSKKRRRIDQDTKNPANSHATSQASIDTGGKSNATETSTPQAGTNANIIATTSAPQVSTYAKSSTATTSTPPGSTYANSNTATTSTPPGSTYAKSSTATTSTPQANSNTNAKNATKTSTPAGSTNGVTSVVAALRESSGANKTSSAAPSGKIIVNMNVLARRRAMEWKPGKIVEILTREDGRIKYKVTLEEKGRILVSGHHIAFDCIPKIDELFIGARVVVKLQGEQTEFCPGIMAELPTRKNRMRFLVFTDDHRPVYIGLPLLHLVCKPLEDPLDDIEDESHKNFIKQYLRTWPYPPQSQYRVGQIINAESDGAQQKCEVLVVDSSLIQVVFQKDQHKEWIYRGSMRLQHMINMMENLESKKDNKKKKKNL